One window of the Kwoniella dejecticola CBS 10117 chromosome 3, complete sequence genome contains the following:
- a CDS encoding urease, translated as MHLLPREQDKLILSNLGALAQRRLARGLALNRAETIALISSQLHEFIRDGRYSVAELMDLGKKILGRRHVMPGVGESIHDIQVEGTFHDGSFLVTVHDPICSDDGDLNNALYGSFLPVPSIDLFPLPEQPKHLAGSVVCLKQKIPLNVNKKKIMLEVKNIGDRPIQVGSHYIFLETNPALVFDRVVSFGYRLNIPAGTAVRFEPGEKKTVNMVEFGGHKRLLGGSALSSSVLDIVDENDRKARLRELVEEGKFGNKQQAEVKEGKVVEMDREVYASMFGPTTGDKVQLADTDLWVEVEKDYTLYGDECKFGGGKVLRDGQGQASDRSDEEVLDLVITNALIIDWSGIYKADIGVKNGIIVGIGKAGNPDTMDNVTPGMMFGSNTEAIAGEKLIVTAGALDVHVHYICTQLWPEALASGITTLLGGGTGPADGTNATTCTPSKFYMETMMHATDTIPLNFGFTGKGNDAGTKGLKDIVEAGACGLKLHEDWGSTPECIDRALSIGDDYDVQVNIHTDTLNESGYVESTLAAIKGRTIHTYHTEGAGGGHAPDIIVVVEQENILPSSTNPTRPYAVNTLDEHLDMLMVCHHLDKSIPEDIAFADSRIRAETVAAEDVLQDNGAISMISSDSQAMGRIGEVIARTWRTAAKMKEVRGALEGDSELRDNERVKRYIAKYTINPAITHGMSHLIGSVEVGKLADLVIWKPENFGAKPEMVIKGGVIAWAQMGDANASIPTVQPVYGRPMWGCQPDVAPRSSIVWVSQASVDNGTIEKYGIKKPAEPVKNCRKIGKKDMKLNNYKPKMSVDPETYEVLADGVLCDAPPATQLPLTRKHFVY; from the exons ATGCATCTTTTACCTCGAGAGCAG GACAAGTTGATCCTTTCCAACCTTGGGGCCTTGGCTCAACGAAGACTTGCTAGAGGCTTAGCCCTCAATCGAGCCGAAACAATCGCGTTGATCTCTTCGCAATTACACGAATTCATTCGAGATGGCAGGTACTCAGTCGCCGAGCTTATGGATTTGGGAAAGAAGATCTTGGGAAGAAGACACGTCATGCCTGGTGTAGGGGAAAGTATACATGATATACAGGTTGAGGGTACTTTTCATGATGGGAGTTTCTTGGTTACCGTACATGATCCGATATGCTCAGATGATGGCGATT TGAACAACGCATTATACGGCTCATTCCTGCCTGTACCCTCGATTGACCTATTCCCGCTTCCCGAACAACCGAAACACCTGGCCGGCTCAGTCGTCTGTCTGAAACAGAAGATACCGCTGAAtgtgaacaagaagaaaatCATGCTGGAAGTCAAGAACATAGGAGATCGACCAATCCAAGTTGGATCTCATTATATCTTCCTCGAAACGAATCCTGCATTGGTGTTCGATAGGGTGGTGTCCTTTGGGTATAGGTTGAATATACCTGCTGGGACTGCTGTACGATTCGAACctggagagaagaagacagTCAACATGGTCGAATTTGGTGGACACAAGAGGTTATTGGGTGGGAGTGCTTTGAGTTCTAGCGTCTTAGATATCGTGGATGAGAACGATCGAAAAGCTAGACTGAGGGAATTGGTGGAGGAAGGGAAATTCGGTAATAAGCAACAAGcagaagtcaaagaagggaaagtggTAGAGATGGATAGAGAAGTT TACGCCTCGATGTTTGGCCCAACGACGGGAGATAAGGTACAGCTAGCCGATACCGATTTATGGGTCGAAGTGGAAAAGGACTATACCTTGTACGGAGACGAATGCAAGTTCGGGGGAG GTAAAGTGCTTCGTGATGGGCAAGGTCAAGCCTCGGATagatcagatgaagaagttctGGATCTGGTGATCACCAATgctttgatcatcgattggaGCGGTATATACAAG GCGGATATCGGTGTGAAGAACGGTATCATCGTGGGAATAGGAAAAGCCGGAAATCCTGATACCATGGACAACGTCACTCCAGGCATGATGTTCGGCTCGAATACTGAAGCTATAGCGGGAGAGAAATTGATTGTCACTGCTGGAGCACTGgatgtccatgtccattaTATCTGTACACAGCTTTGGCCGGAA GCTCTGGCATCAGGTATAACCACTTTATTGGGTGGAGGAACAGGTCCGGCAGACGGAACGAATGCTACGACATGCACGCCAAGCAAATTCTACATGGAGACTATGATGCATGCTACGGATACTATCCCGCTGAATTTCGGGTTCACGGGTAAAGGGAATGATGCCGGAACCAAAGGCCTGAAGGATATTGTAGAAGCTGGTGCATGTGGGTTGAAACTGCATGAAGATTGGGGATCTACGCCGGAATGTATAGATAGGGCGTTGAGTATTGGGGACGACTACGatgttcag GTGAACATCCATACCGACACGCTCAATGAGAGCGGGTATGTAGAAAGTACACTGGCCGCCATCAAGGGCAGAACTATACACAC ATATCACACTGAAGGAGCTGGAGGTGGTCATGCACCAGATATCATAGTCGTTGTGGAGCAAGAGAACATTCTGCCAAGTTCGACCAACCCGACCCGACCATACGCAGTGAATACCCTTGATGAGCATCTCGAT atgttgatggtgtgtCATCACCTCGACAAATCTATACCTGAAGACATCGCTTTCGCCGATTCCCGTATCAGAGCTGAAACAGTCGCAGCTGAAGATGTCTTGCAAGATAACGGAGCtatctcgatgatctctAGCGATTCTCAAGCGATGGGTCGAATTGGAGAAGTCATCGCTAGAACATGGAGGACAGCAGCTAAGATGAAGGAGGTTCGAGGGGCATTGGAAGGTGATTCAGAACTTAGGGACAATGAGAGGGTCAAAAGATACATTGCGAAATATACGATCAATCC CGCAATTACACATGGGATGTCCCACTTGATAGGCTCGGTGGAAGTCGGTAAACTCGCCGATCTGGTAATTTGGAAACCTGAGAACTTCGGTGCGAAGCCTGAGATGGTCATCAAGGGCGGAGTCATCGCTTGGGCTCAAATGGGCGACGCGAATGCTTCGATACCGACTGTTCAACCCGTGTACGGAAGACCAATGTGGGGTTGTCAGCCCGATGTCGCCCCTAGAAGCTCCATCGTCTGGGTCAGTCAAGCTAGTGTAGATAACG GAACAATCGAGAAGTACGGTATCAAGAAACCAGCGGAACCAGTGAAGAATTGTagaaagattggaaagaaAGATATGAAGTTGAATAACTATAAACCCAAGATGAGCG TGGATCCTGAGACATATGAAGTACTGGCGGACGGGGTGCTGTGCGACGCGCCACCTGCTACACAATTACCATTGACCAGGAAACACTTTGTCTATTGA